One genomic window of Cupriavidus oxalaticus includes the following:
- a CDS encoding RNA-binding protein: MSVLMLSNVDMETTDDEIRDFLIRYGFPAFDELERLPGDGSRPAVAVHFNAVEDAALRMLQPRINHLFWKKRQVEAMVLTERFE, encoded by the coding sequence ATGAGTGTGCTGATGCTTTCGAACGTCGATATGGAAACCACCGACGACGAGATCCGCGACTTCCTCATCCGCTACGGCTTCCCGGCGTTCGACGAGCTCGAGCGACTGCCGGGGGATGGCTCGCGCCCGGCGGTGGCGGTGCATTTCAACGCGGTAGAGGACGCCGCGCTGCGGATGCTGCAGCCGCGCATCAACCATCTGTTCTGGAAGAAGCGCCAGGTTGAGGCAATGGTGCTCACGGAGCGCTTCGAATAG
- a CDS encoding ferredoxin--NADP reductase: MSNLYQQSILSVHHWTDTLFSFTCTRDPGFRFENGQFAMVGLEVNGRPLLRAYSIASANYEETLEFFSIKVPDGPLTSRLQHLREGDQIFVGKKPTGTLLVENLLPGKTLWLLATGTGLAPFLSIIRDPEVYARYDKIVLTHTCRYVDELAYQQLLNEHLPEHEYLGEMVREKLVYFPTVTREDFHTRGRITELIESGELFERLGVPPFSTENDRLMLCGSPDMLKEIRVMLEERGFEEGNMSEPGHFVLEKAFVG, encoded by the coding sequence ATGAGCAACCTCTACCAGCAATCCATCCTCTCCGTTCACCACTGGACCGACACGCTGTTCAGCTTCACCTGCACGCGCGACCCGGGTTTCCGCTTCGAAAACGGCCAGTTCGCCATGGTCGGCCTGGAAGTCAATGGCCGCCCGCTGCTGCGTGCCTACAGCATCGCCAGCGCCAACTATGAAGAAACCCTGGAATTCTTCAGCATCAAGGTGCCGGATGGCCCCCTGACGTCGCGCCTGCAACACCTGCGCGAAGGCGACCAGATTTTTGTCGGCAAGAAGCCCACCGGCACGCTGCTGGTCGAAAACCTGCTGCCCGGCAAGACCCTGTGGCTGCTGGCCACCGGCACCGGCCTGGCCCCGTTCCTGTCGATCATCCGCGATCCCGAGGTGTATGCCCGCTACGACAAGATCGTGCTGACCCACACCTGCCGCTATGTCGATGAACTGGCCTACCAGCAACTGCTGAACGAGCACCTGCCCGAGCACGAGTACCTGGGCGAGATGGTGCGCGAAAAGCTGGTTTATTTCCCCACCGTCACGCGCGAAGACTTCCACACGCGCGGCCGCATCACCGAGCTGATCGAGTCGGGCGAACTGTTCGAGCGCCTGGGCGTGCCCCCGTTCTCGACCGAGAACGACCGCCTGATGCTGTGCGGCAGCCCCGACATGCTCAAGGAAATCCGCGTCATGCTGGAAGAGCGCGGCTTCGAGGAAGGCAATATGAGCGAGCCCGGCCACTTCGTGCTCGAGAAGGCCTTCGTCGGCTAA
- a CDS encoding pyruvate carboxylase translates to MNYAPIKSLLIANRSEIAIRVMRAAAEMNIRTVAIYSKEDRLALHRFKADESYLVGEGKKPLAAYLDIEDILRIARHAKVDAIHPGYGFLSENPDFAQAVIDAGIRWIGPSPEVMRRLGNKVAARNAAIEAGVPVMPATDPLPHDLEACKRLAAGIGYPLMLKASWGGGGRGMRILESEQDLEGSLAAARREALAAFGNDEVYVEKLVRNARHVEVQALGDTHGNLVHLYERDCTVQRRNQKVVERAPAPYLDDAGRAELCEAAMRLMRAVGYSHAGTVEFLMDADSGQFYFIEVNPRIQVEHTVTEMVTGVDIVKAQIRITEGGYLGMTENTRNENGDIVVRAAGVPVQQDIHLNGHALQCRITTEDPENGFLPDYGRLTAYRSAAGFGVRLDAGTAYGGAVITPYYDSLLVKVTTWAPTAPESIRRMDRALREFRIRGVASNLQFLENVINHPAFRAGDVTTRFIDKTPELLEFTKRLDRATKLLRYLGEICVNGHPEMAGRTLPPLPLPAAVLPAVDNSKPLPYGTRDRLRELGAEKFSRWMLEQKQVLLTDTTMRDAHQSLFATRMRTADMLPIAPFYARELSQLFSLECWGGATFDVALRFLKEDPWQRLEQLRERVPNVLFQMLLRGSNAVGYTNYADNVVRFFVRQAASAGVDVFRVFDSLNWVRNMRVAIDAVGESGALCEGAICYTGDLFDKSRAKYDLKYYVGIARELQQAGVHVLGIKDMAGICRPQAAAALVKALKEETGLPVHFHTHDTSGISAASALAAIEAGCDAVDGALDAMSGLTSQPNLSSIAAALAGSERDPGLSLERLHEASMYWEGVRRYYAPFESEIRAGTADVYRHEMPGGQYTNLREQARSLGIEHRWTEVSQAYAEVNQMFGDIVKVTPTSKVVGDLALMMVANDMSAADVCDPGKEIAFPESVVSLFKGELGFPPDGFPAGLSRKVLRGEPPAPYRPGDQIPPVNLDAARAAAEAACEEPLDDRQLASYLMYPKQAVDYHAHVRNYSDTSVVPTPAFLYGLQPQEEVAIDIAAGKTLLVSLQGTHPDAEEGRIKVQFELNGQSRTALVEQRITTQAASARQSRPVAEPDNPLHIAAPMPGSIVTVAVQPGQRVAAGTTLLALEAMKMETHIAADRDCEIAVVHVKQGDRVAAKDLLIELKPAQ, encoded by the coding sequence ATGAACTACGCTCCCATCAAATCGCTGCTGATTGCCAACCGTTCCGAGATCGCGATCCGCGTCATGCGGGCCGCCGCCGAGATGAATATCCGGACCGTGGCGATCTACTCCAAGGAAGACCGCCTCGCCCTCCATCGCTTCAAGGCCGACGAGAGCTACCTGGTCGGCGAGGGCAAGAAGCCGCTGGCGGCCTATCTCGATATCGAAGACATCCTGCGCATCGCGCGCCATGCGAAGGTCGATGCGATCCATCCGGGCTATGGCTTCCTGTCGGAGAATCCGGACTTCGCGCAGGCCGTGATCGATGCCGGCATCCGCTGGATCGGCCCGTCGCCCGAGGTCATGCGCCGCCTCGGCAACAAGGTGGCCGCGCGCAATGCGGCGATCGAGGCGGGCGTGCCGGTGATGCCGGCCACCGACCCGCTGCCGCACGACCTGGAGGCCTGTAAGCGCCTGGCCGCGGGCATCGGCTATCCGCTGATGCTCAAGGCCAGCTGGGGCGGCGGCGGGCGCGGCATGCGCATCCTGGAGAGCGAGCAGGACCTGGAAGGCTCGCTGGCCGCGGCGCGGCGCGAGGCGCTGGCCGCGTTCGGCAACGACGAGGTCTATGTCGAGAAGCTGGTGCGCAACGCGCGCCACGTCGAAGTGCAGGCGCTCGGCGACACGCATGGCAACCTGGTGCACCTGTACGAGCGCGACTGTACCGTGCAGCGCCGCAACCAGAAGGTGGTGGAGCGCGCGCCCGCGCCGTACCTTGACGATGCCGGCCGTGCCGAGCTGTGCGAGGCGGCGATGCGGCTGATGCGCGCGGTCGGGTATTCCCATGCCGGCACGGTCGAGTTCCTGATGGACGCCGATTCCGGCCAGTTCTATTTCATCGAAGTCAATCCGCGCATCCAGGTCGAGCACACGGTCACCGAGATGGTCACCGGCGTCGATATCGTCAAGGCGCAGATCCGGATCACGGAAGGCGGCTATCTCGGCATGACCGAGAACACGCGCAACGAGAACGGCGACATCGTCGTGCGCGCCGCGGGCGTGCCGGTCCAGCAGGATATCCATCTGAACGGCCACGCGCTGCAGTGCCGGATCACGACCGAGGATCCCGAGAACGGCTTCCTGCCAGACTACGGCCGTCTCACCGCGTATCGCAGCGCCGCCGGCTTCGGCGTGCGGCTGGATGCCGGCACCGCCTATGGTGGCGCGGTAATTACGCCGTACTACGACTCGCTGCTGGTCAAGGTCACTACCTGGGCGCCGACCGCGCCCGAGTCGATCCGCCGCATGGACCGCGCGCTGCGCGAGTTCCGCATCCGCGGCGTGGCCTCCAACCTACAGTTCCTGGAGAACGTCATCAACCATCCGGCGTTCCGCGCCGGCGACGTCACCACGCGCTTTATCGACAAGACGCCGGAGCTGCTTGAATTCACCAAGCGCCTGGACCGTGCCACCAAGCTGCTGCGCTATCTCGGCGAGATCTGCGTCAACGGGCACCCGGAAATGGCCGGCCGCACGCTGCCGCCGTTGCCGCTGCCGGCAGCGGTGCTGCCCGCGGTCGACAACAGCAAGCCGCTGCCGTACGGCACGCGCGACCGCCTGCGCGAGCTTGGCGCCGAGAAGTTCTCGCGCTGGATGCTCGAGCAGAAGCAGGTGCTGCTGACCGACACCACTATGCGCGACGCGCACCAGTCGCTCTTTGCCACGCGCATGCGCACCGCCGACATGCTGCCGATCGCGCCGTTCTATGCACGCGAGCTGTCGCAGCTGTTCTCGCTGGAGTGCTGGGGCGGCGCGACCTTCGACGTGGCGCTGCGCTTCCTCAAGGAAGACCCGTGGCAGCGCCTGGAGCAATTGCGCGAGCGCGTGCCCAACGTGCTGTTCCAGATGCTGCTGCGCGGCTCCAATGCCGTCGGCTATACCAACTATGCGGACAACGTGGTGCGCTTCTTCGTGCGCCAGGCCGCCAGCGCCGGCGTGGACGTGTTCCGCGTGTTCGACTCGCTCAACTGGGTGCGCAATATGCGCGTGGCGATCGATGCGGTGGGCGAAAGCGGCGCGCTGTGCGAAGGCGCGATCTGCTATACCGGCGACCTGTTCGACAAGTCGCGCGCCAAGTACGACCTGAAGTACTACGTCGGTATCGCGCGCGAGCTGCAGCAGGCCGGCGTGCATGTGCTGGGCATCAAGGACATGGCGGGCATCTGCCGTCCGCAGGCGGCGGCCGCGCTGGTCAAGGCGCTCAAGGAAGAGACCGGGCTGCCGGTGCATTTCCATACGCACGACACCAGCGGCATCTCGGCAGCGTCGGCGCTGGCGGCGATCGAGGCCGGCTGCGATGCGGTGGACGGCGCGCTCGACGCCATGAGCGGGCTGACCTCGCAGCCCAACCTGTCGAGCATCGCCGCGGCGCTGGCCGGCAGCGAGCGCGATCCGGGCCTGAGCCTGGAGCGCCTGCACGAAGCCTCGATGTACTGGGAAGGGGTGCGCCGCTACTACGCGCCGTTCGAATCCGAGATCCGCGCCGGCACCGCCGACGTGTACCGGCACGAGATGCCCGGCGGCCAGTACACCAACCTGCGCGAGCAGGCGCGCTCGCTCGGCATCGAGCATCGCTGGACCGAGGTGTCGCAGGCATACGCCGAGGTCAACCAGATGTTCGGCGATATCGTCAAGGTGACGCCGACCTCCAAGGTGGTCGGCGACCTGGCCCTGATGATGGTGGCCAATGACATGAGCGCCGCGGACGTGTGCGACCCGGGCAAGGAAATCGCTTTCCCCGAGTCGGTGGTGTCGCTGTTTAAGGGCGAGCTGGGCTTCCCGCCCGACGGCTTTCCCGCGGGACTGTCGCGCAAGGTGCTGCGCGGCGAACCGCCCGCTCCGTACCGGCCCGGCGACCAGATTCCGCCGGTCAACCTCGATGCCGCGCGTGCCGCCGCGGAAGCGGCCTGCGAGGAGCCGCTCGACGACCGCCAGCTGGCGTCTTATCTGATGTACCCGAAGCAGGCGGTGGACTACCACGCGCATGTGCGCAACTACAGCGACACCTCGGTGGTGCCGACGCCGGCATTCCTGTACGGCCTGCAGCCGCAGGAAGAAGTGGCCATCGACATCGCCGCGGGCAAGACGCTGCTGGTCTCGCTGCAGGGCACGCATCCCGATGCGGAGGAAGGCCGCATCAAGGTCCAGTTCGAGCTGAACGGGCAATCGCGCACGGCGCTGGTCGAGCAGCGCATCACCACGCAGGCGGCATCCGCGCGCCAGAGCCGTCCGGTGGCCGAGCCCGACAATCCGCTGCATATCGCCGCGCCGATGCCGGGTTCGATCGTGACCGTGGCCGTGCAACCGGGGCAGCGCGTGGCCGCGGGCACGACGCTGCTGGCGCTGGAGGCGATGAAGATGGAAACCCATATCGCCGCCGACCGCGACTGCGAGATCGCCGTGGTGCATGTGAAGCAGGGCGACCGGGTGGCGGCGAAGGACCTGCTGATCGAGCTGAAGCCGGCGCAGTGA
- a CDS encoding LysR family transcriptional regulator, with the protein MLRELQTFLAVVRYGTFANAAAHIGLTQSAVSAQIQRLEQELGFALFDRTGRAAVLNADGRETLAVAEELMAVYARLGRHAGSPRTGLVRIGAIASVHVSFLADALASFRHEMPGYRIKLVPGVSLNLLGQVDSGEIDIAVMIRPPFALPSDLQWRTLLAEPFVLLVPRAQGKRPWRELLESEPFIRYDRGSFGGRVVDQFLRRARIPVRDAIELDDLQGIAQLVQRGLGVALVPITGTTAWPKGVAALSLGDDTFHREIGLVERPHHSRQAAATLLAQRIAQAAQSMARALP; encoded by the coding sequence ATGCTGCGCGAACTTCAGACTTTCCTCGCGGTGGTCCGCTACGGCACCTTTGCCAACGCGGCCGCCCATATCGGGCTGACGCAATCGGCGGTCAGCGCACAGATCCAGCGGCTGGAACAGGAACTGGGCTTTGCACTGTTCGATCGCACGGGCCGCGCGGCCGTGCTCAATGCCGATGGCCGCGAAACGCTGGCGGTTGCCGAAGAACTGATGGCCGTGTATGCCAGGCTCGGCCGCCATGCGGGCAGCCCGCGCACCGGGCTGGTCCGCATCGGCGCCATCGCATCGGTCCATGTCTCGTTCCTTGCCGATGCGCTGGCCAGCTTCCGGCATGAGATGCCGGGATACCGAATCAAGCTGGTGCCGGGCGTGTCGCTGAACCTGCTGGGCCAGGTCGATTCGGGCGAAATCGATATCGCGGTGATGATCAGGCCGCCGTTCGCGTTGCCTTCCGACCTGCAGTGGCGCACGCTGCTGGCCGAACCGTTCGTGCTGCTGGTCCCTCGCGCCCAAGGCAAGCGGCCATGGCGCGAGTTGCTGGAGAGCGAGCCGTTTATCCGCTATGACCGCGGCTCGTTTGGCGGGCGCGTGGTCGACCAGTTCCTGCGCCGTGCGCGTATCCCGGTCAGGGACGCGATCGAACTGGACGACTTGCAGGGCATCGCGCAGCTGGTGCAGCGCGGCCTTGGCGTCGCGCTGGTGCCGATCACCGGCACGACGGCATGGCCGAAAGGCGTGGCGGCGCTCAGCCTCGGCGATGACACCTTCCATCGCGAGATCGGGCTGGTGGAGCGTCCGCACCATAGCCGCCAGGCGGCGGCCACGCTGCTGGCGCAACGCATCGCGCAGGCTGCGCAGAGCATGGCGCGGGCGCTGCCCTGA
- a CDS encoding VOC family protein: protein MTTTAPRIPPFHLAFPVRDLAEARAFYGGLLGCPEGRSSPDWIDFNFFGHQIVAHLAPEEVGHSKTSAVDGDQVPVRHFGAVLSIPEWEAMAERLRAAGVEFIIEPHIRFKGEPGEQATMFFLDPSGNALEIKAFADLSSLFAK, encoded by the coding sequence ATGACTACTACCGCCCCCCGCATTCCTCCCTTCCATCTCGCCTTTCCCGTGCGCGACCTTGCCGAGGCGCGCGCATTCTATGGCGGGCTGCTCGGCTGCCCGGAAGGGCGCAGCTCGCCTGACTGGATCGATTTCAACTTCTTCGGCCACCAGATCGTGGCGCACCTGGCGCCGGAGGAAGTCGGCCACAGCAAGACCAGCGCGGTCGATGGCGACCAGGTGCCGGTGCGGCACTTCGGCGCGGTGCTGTCGATTCCCGAATGGGAGGCGATGGCAGAAAGGCTGCGGGCGGCAGGCGTCGAGTTCATCATCGAACCCCACATCCGCTTCAAGGGCGAGCCTGGCGAACAGGCCACCATGTTCTTCCTGGACCCGTCGGGTAATGCGCTGGAGATCAAGGCCTTCGCTGACCTGTCGTCGTTGTTCGCCAAGTAG
- a CDS encoding SDR family NAD(P)-dependent oxidoreductase: protein MGALEGKVALVTGSGRGIGNAIARRLAREGARLVINDLDAEPAQQTVEELKAMGVEAVACVGNVTAPDFADRFINTAMSSFQSIDIIVNNAGFTWDDVVQKMSDEQWYAILDCHMTAPFRILRAAYPHIKALAAADKEAGREVYRKIVNISSTSGLNGNAGQINYSGAKAGVIGMTRAMAREWGRFNVNVNAVAFGLIHTRMTSADAHAGATVNIEGREIRVGLNPEMLKSHAQRNPLGRGGTPEEAAGGVYLFCSPDSNYITGQVIAVAGNVQ, encoded by the coding sequence ATGGGAGCACTTGAAGGCAAGGTGGCACTGGTCACCGGTTCGGGCCGCGGCATCGGCAATGCGATCGCCAGGCGCCTGGCACGCGAGGGCGCGCGCCTGGTCATCAACGACCTCGACGCCGAACCGGCGCAGCAGACGGTGGAGGAGCTGAAGGCGATGGGCGTTGAGGCGGTGGCGTGCGTGGGCAACGTGACCGCGCCGGATTTTGCCGACCGCTTCATCAACACGGCGATGAGCAGCTTCCAGAGCATCGACATCATCGTCAACAACGCCGGCTTCACCTGGGACGACGTGGTGCAGAAGATGAGCGACGAGCAGTGGTACGCCATCCTGGATTGCCACATGACCGCGCCGTTCCGCATCCTGCGCGCCGCCTACCCGCATATCAAGGCGCTTGCCGCAGCCGACAAGGAAGCCGGCCGCGAGGTGTACCGCAAGATTGTCAATATCTCGTCGACATCCGGCCTGAACGGCAACGCCGGCCAGATCAACTACTCCGGCGCCAAGGCTGGCGTGATCGGCATGACCCGTGCGATGGCGCGCGAATGGGGCCGCTTCAACGTCAACGTGAATGCGGTGGCCTTCGGCCTGATCCACACCCGCATGACCTCGGCCGACGCGCATGCCGGTGCCACGGTCAACATCGAAGGCCGCGAGATCCGCGTCGGCCTGAACCCTGAAATGCTCAAGTCGCATGCCCAGCGCAACCCGCTCGGCCGCGGCGGCACGCCGGAGGAGGCGGCAGGCGGCGTGTACCTGTTCTGCTCGCCGGATTCGAACTACATCACCGGCCAGGTGATCGCGGTCGCGGGCAACGTGCAGTAA
- a CDS encoding MaoC family dehydratase, with protein MSKLSFDQVKVGDTLPPLTLEPVNRTTLALFAGASNDHNAIHIDIDYARKAGMPDVFAHGMLSMAYLGRLLTQWVDQRQLRQFGVRFVGITHLGHRITCSGRVVEKLEVDGPDGKERRIKLEIQTANQYGETKILGDAVVAL; from the coding sequence ATGAGCAAACTGAGCTTCGACCAGGTCAAGGTGGGCGACACGCTGCCACCGCTGACGCTGGAACCGGTCAACCGCACCACGCTGGCACTGTTCGCCGGCGCGTCGAACGACCACAACGCCATCCACATCGACATCGACTACGCGCGCAAGGCCGGCATGCCCGACGTGTTCGCGCACGGCATGCTGTCGATGGCCTACCTCGGCCGCCTGCTGACGCAGTGGGTCGACCAGCGCCAGCTGCGCCAGTTCGGCGTGCGCTTCGTCGGCATCACGCACCTGGGCCATCGCATCACCTGCAGCGGCCGCGTGGTGGAAAAGCTGGAAGTGGATGGTCCGGATGGCAAAGAGCGGCGCATCAAGCTGGAAATCCAGACCGCCAACCAGTACGGCGAAACCAAGATCCTCGGCGACGCCGTCGTCGCCCTGTAA
- a CDS encoding MaoC family dehydratase N-terminal domain-containing protein: MIDKKHIGKVIADFRTSAPASQLRFFAKATGQADPVYIDEAAARDAGHPGLPLPPTFLFSLELSQPSNAWRDEVGIVPSRILHGEQSFAYHRMAYAGDTLHFKTTIADIYDKKNGALEFVVRETRVSNQDGEHVADLRSVLVQRNG, from the coding sequence ATGATCGACAAGAAACACATCGGCAAGGTGATTGCGGACTTCCGCACCTCCGCGCCGGCGAGCCAGCTGCGCTTCTTCGCCAAGGCCACCGGGCAGGCCGATCCGGTCTATATCGATGAAGCGGCGGCGCGCGACGCCGGCCATCCCGGCCTGCCGCTGCCGCCTACCTTCCTGTTCTCGCTCGAGCTGTCGCAGCCGTCCAATGCGTGGCGGGACGAGGTCGGCATCGTGCCGTCGCGCATCCTGCATGGCGAGCAGTCCTTTGCTTACCACCGCATGGCGTACGCGGGCGACACGCTGCATTTCAAGACCACTATCGCCGACATCTACGACAAGAAAAACGGCGCGCTGGAGTTCGTGGTGCGCGAAACACGCGTAAGCAACCAGGACGGCGAGCACGTAGCCGACCTGCGCAGCGTGCTGGTGCAACGCAACGGCTGA